From Microcebus murinus isolate Inina unplaced genomic scaffold, M.murinus_Inina_mat1.0 scaf001_hap2_Mmur4.0, whole genome shotgun sequence, the proteins below share one genomic window:
- the MAGEH1 gene encoding melanoma-associated antigen H1, producing the protein MPRGRKSRRRRNAKAAEENRNNRKIQASEASETPMAASVVPSTPEDDLSGLEEDPSTHEEASTNPEEASSTAQAPAVARSNFQGTKKSLLMSILALIFIMGSSAKEALVWKVLGKLGMQPGRQHSIFGDPKKVVTEEFVRRGYLIYKPVPRSSPVEYEFFWGPRAHVESSKLKVMHFVARVRNRCSKDWPCNYDWDSDDDAEVEAILNSGARGYSAP; encoded by the coding sequence ATGCCTCGCGGACGGAAGAGCCGGCGCCGCCGTAACGCAAAGGCAGCAGAAGAGAACCGCAATAATCGCAAGATCCAGGCCTCAGAAGCCTCCGAAACCCCAATGGCCGCCTCTGTGGTTCCGAGCACCCCCGAAGACGACCTGAGCGGCCTAGAAGAAGACCCAAGCACTCACGAGGAGGCCTCTACCAACCCTGAAGAAGCCTCGAGCACTGCTCAGGCGCCTGCAGTGGCCCGGAGCAATTTTCAGGGCACCAAGAAAAGTCTCCTCATGTCCATATTAGCCCTCATCTTCATCATGGGCAGCAGCGCTAAGGAGGCCCTGGTCTGGAAAGTGCTGGGGAAGTTGGGGATGCAGCCTGGGCGGCAGCACAGCATCTTTGGAGATCCGAAGAAGGTCGTCACAGAAGAGTTTGTGCGCCGAGGGTACCTGATTTATAAGCCAGTGCCCCGCAGCAGTCCCGTGGAGTACGAGTTTTTCTGGGGCCCTCGAGCACATGTGGAATCAAGCAAGCTGAAAGTCATGCATTTTGTGGCAAGAGTTCGTAACCGATGCTCGAAGGACTGGCCATGTAATTATGATTGGGATTCAGACGATGATGCAGAAGTTGAGGCTATCCTCAATTCAGGTGCTAGGGGCTATTCTGCCCCATAG